One window from the genome of Cricetulus griseus strain 17A/GY chromosome 2, alternate assembly CriGri-PICRH-1.0, whole genome shotgun sequence encodes:
- the LOC100768642 gene encoding LOW QUALITY PROTEIN: enhancer of rudimentary homolog isoform X1 (The sequence of the model RefSeq protein was modified relative to this genomic sequence to represent the inferred CDS: inserted 1 base in 1 codon), with translation MSHTILLVQPTKRPEGRTFADYXSVNECMEGVCKMYEEHLKRMNPNSPSSTYYISQLFDFIDDLADLSCLVYQPYNKGWIKEKIYMLLRRQAQQAGK, from the exons ATGTCTCACACCATTTTGCTGGTACAGCCTACCAAGAGGCCAGAAGGCAGGACTTTCGCTGACT GATCTGTGAATGAGTGCATGGAAGGTGTTTGTAAAATGTATGAAGAACACCTGAAGAGAATGAATCCCAACAGCCCCTCTAGCACATACTATATCAGTCAATTGTTTGATTTTATTGACGATCTGGCAGATCTCAGTTGTCTTGTGTACCAGCCTTATAACAAAGGTTGGATCAAAGAGAAGATCTATATGCTCCTTCGTCGACAGGCCCAACAGGCTGGGAAGTAA